The Williamsia sp. DF01-3 genome has a window encoding:
- a CDS encoding cytochrome P450: MPTKFSQIPSGSGLKEVPFSTRNGVMEVLAMRHDPFKQSDERHAKYGRVSGINAFGQKIVIASGPDACDEILMNKKKAFANGPAWTYLIGPFFNRGVMLLDFDEHRHHRLILQQAFNAKVLRGYMDAMQPIIRDRVAQFPTGKVLLFHEFKALTLDVALEVFLGMELPKAEADRLNKAFLETVQAGVAVIRKPVPGTRWWKGLRSRKILEEFFYKHIPAKRATETPDLFSVLCHAESDEGHSFTDEDVVNHMIFVLMAAHDTSTITMTQMCYRMAKSPQWQVRAREQSRELGSELGYDDLAALTDLDLIMKESLRMCTPVPAHPRMTVQDTEIQGYYLPKGTMVTVPSMINHLDPEYWKDPWTFDPERFSKERAEDKVHRMAWSPFGGGVHKCIGLYFGQMEVKTIMHQLLRNFEWSVPDSYEIPMNYASLPIPKDGFPVTLRRL, from the coding sequence ATGCCCACCAAGTTCTCGCAGATCCCTTCCGGGAGTGGCCTCAAAGAGGTCCCATTCTCGACGCGTAACGGCGTCATGGAGGTCCTGGCCATGCGCCACGACCCGTTCAAGCAGTCGGATGAACGCCACGCCAAGTACGGGCGGGTCTCGGGTATCAACGCCTTCGGGCAGAAGATCGTCATCGCTTCGGGCCCAGACGCCTGCGACGAGATCCTGATGAACAAGAAGAAGGCCTTCGCGAACGGGCCGGCGTGGACCTACCTCATCGGGCCGTTCTTCAACCGGGGCGTCATGCTGCTCGACTTCGACGAGCACCGTCACCACCGGCTCATCCTGCAGCAGGCGTTCAACGCCAAGGTGTTGCGCGGATACATGGACGCGATGCAGCCGATCATCCGTGACCGGGTCGCTCAATTCCCCACGGGAAAGGTGCTGTTGTTCCACGAGTTCAAGGCACTGACCCTCGACGTCGCCCTCGAGGTGTTCCTGGGTATGGAACTGCCGAAAGCCGAGGCGGACCGGCTCAACAAGGCCTTCCTGGAGACCGTGCAGGCAGGCGTGGCGGTGATCCGCAAACCGGTCCCCGGTACCCGGTGGTGGAAAGGTCTCCGCTCACGCAAGATCCTCGAGGAGTTCTTCTACAAGCACATCCCCGCCAAACGAGCGACTGAGACACCCGACCTCTTCTCCGTGCTCTGTCACGCCGAAAGCGATGAGGGACACAGCTTCACCGACGAGGACGTCGTCAATCACATGATCTTCGTGCTGATGGCCGCCCATGACACCTCCACCATCACCATGACCCAGATGTGCTACCGCATGGCCAAGTCGCCGCAGTGGCAGGTGCGCGCCCGCGAGCAGTCCCGCGAGCTGGGTTCGGAACTGGGCTACGACGACCTCGCCGCGCTGACCGACCTCGACCTGATCATGAAGGAGTCGCTGCGGATGTGCACCCCGGTCCCGGCGCATCCCCGGATGACCGTGCAGGACACCGAGATCCAGGGCTACTACTTACCCAAGGGGACCATGGTGACGGTGCCCAGCATGATCAACCACCTCGACCCCGAGTACTGGAAAGACCCGTGGACCTTCGACCCCGAGCGCTTCAGCAAGGAGCGGGCCGAGGACAAGGTCCATCGCATGGCGTGGAGCCCGTTCGGCGGCGGCGTGCACAAGTGCATCGGGCTGTACTTCGGCCAGATGGAGGTCAAGACGATCATGCATCAGCTGTTGCGCAACTTCGAGTGGTCGGTGCCCGACAGCTATGAGATCCCGATGAACTATGCGTCGTTGCCGATCCCCAAGGACGGTTTCCCGGTCACGCTGCGTCGGTTGTGA
- the tuf gene encoding elongation factor Tu — MAKAKFERTKPHVNIGTIGHVDHGKTTLTAAITKVLHDKFPDLNASFAFDQIDKAPEEKARGITINISHVEYQTEKRHYAHVDAPGHADYIKNMITGAAQMDGAILVVAATDGPMPQTREHVLLARQVGVPYILVALNKADMVDDDEIIELVEMEVRELLAAQDFDEDAPVIKVSALKALEGDPEWVKTVEELMDAVDESIPEPVRETEKPFLMPVEDVFTITGRGTVVTGRVERGEVKVNEEVDIVGIREKSTKTTVTGIEMFHKLLDSAQAGDNAGLLLRGLKREDVERGQVVIKPGTTTPHTEFEGQAYILSKDEGGRHTPFFNNYRPQFYFRTTDVTGVVTLPEGTEMVMPGDNTEMSVKLIQPVAMDEGLRFAIREGGRTVGAGRVTKINK, encoded by the coding sequence GTGGCGAAGGCGAAGTTCGAGCGGACCAAGCCGCACGTGAACATCGGCACCATCGGTCACGTCGACCACGGCAAGACCACGCTGACGGCGGCCATCACCAAGGTGTTGCACGACAAGTTCCCGGATCTCAACGCGAGCTTTGCGTTCGATCAGATCGACAAGGCTCCGGAAGAGAAGGCTCGTGGTATCACGATCAACATCTCGCATGTTGAGTACCAGACGGAGAAGCGTCACTACGCCCACGTCGATGCTCCTGGTCACGCGGACTACATCAAGAACATGATCACCGGTGCAGCCCAGATGGACGGCGCCATCCTCGTGGTCGCCGCCACCGACGGCCCGATGCCGCAGACCCGCGAGCACGTGCTGCTCGCGCGTCAGGTCGGCGTGCCTTACATCCTGGTCGCGCTGAACAAGGCCGACATGGTTGATGACGACGAGATCATCGAGCTGGTCGAGATGGAGGTGCGCGAGCTCCTCGCTGCACAGGACTTCGACGAAGACGCTCCGGTCATCAAGGTCTCGGCCCTGAAGGCGCTCGAAGGCGACCCCGAGTGGGTCAAGACCGTCGAAGAGCTCATGGACGCTGTCGACGAGAGCATCCCGGAGCCGGTTCGTGAGACCGAGAAGCCCTTCCTCATGCCTGTGGAGGACGTGTTCACGATCACCGGTCGTGGCACCGTCGTCACCGGTCGTGTGGAGCGTGGCGAGGTCAAGGTGAACGAGGAAGTCGACATCGTCGGCATCCGCGAGAAGAGCACCAAGACCACCGTCACCGGTATCGAGATGTTCCACAAGCTCCTCGACTCGGCACAGGCAGGCGACAACGCCGGTCTGCTGCTGCGTGGTCTGAAGCGCGAAGACGTCGAGCGTGGACAGGTTGTCATCAAGCCGGGCACCACCACCCCGCACACCGAGTTCGAAGGACAGGCCTACATCCTGTCCAAGGACGAGGGCGGACGGCACACCCCGTTCTTCAACAACTACCGTCCCCAGTTCTACTTCCGTACAACTGACGTGACGGGCGTTGTGACCCTGCCCGAGGGCACCGAGATGGTCATGCCCGGTGACAACACCGAGATGTCCGTCAAGCTGATCCAGCCGGTCGCCATGGATGAGGGCCTGCGCTTCGCGATCCGTGAAGGTGGCCGCACCGTCGGTGCCGGTCGCGTCACGAAGATCAACAAGTGA